Below is a genomic region from Calditrichota bacterium.
CGCCAGTTGTGCGAGGTCCATTAGTCCGGGAATGGTCGTCAGGGCAAAGGGAATCGCTGCACCGGGAGGCTCTTGATAAGTTGGGGGCTTTCCCAGGAAGTGCTTCCAGACCTGGCGAAGGATATCCGGCCACTCCGGTTCATGGTCGGATGATGACCCTAACAATTCAAGAACCAGGAAGCCCTCTTCATCAAGCCTTGTCCGACGCACCCGAAAGCCGGACGATGGAAGCATTGGAAACGTCCCATCCGTGAGCATTCCGGCGGCAAGCGAAGCGATCGCCGCCGGTGCAATATAACCGTGGCAGGCGAGATGCCCGCAACGTTGCTTCGGCAGACAGGGATGACAGGCGATGACCGGCTCGACGACGACATGACCTTTGCCGTAAGGCGCCGTCTCCATCGCCATGGCGCTCCCGAGCACAACGCAAAGGACCTGGGTTCCGACAGCCGCGGCGATGTGCATCGTCCCGGTGTCGTTGGAGATAAGCAAGTCGCAACTCTCCAGCAGCGCCGCAAGTGTGGCAAGGTCGGTCTTTCCACCCTGGTCGCAGGCATTGGGAAGTGCACCGGCTATCGCGGCGGTCAAGTCGCGCTCGCTCTCCGAACCGAAGATCAGGAGACCGGTTCCGGTCGAGCGTTCAAGATCGCGAAGCGCTGCGACAAAGCCGTCTGCCGGATAGCGTTTTTCCGGCGTCGAAGCGCCGGGCACGAGGCCGACCAGACGGCGTCCGCTTAGTCCCAGACTGTTCAGCATTTCGGAGGCTCGCCGGCGAGCATCGTCAGGAACGGTCAATTCGGGAGGTCGGCTTTCGGTAACATCCCCGATCAGACGATGGATATCGACGATGTGGAACCGGTTCAACTGCCGGGAGAGGGTGCTGTTCAAGTAGTAAGCCGTCCAGTCGCCTTTGACGAGCCGCTCGCCCTGCCGGTCAAGCGTGACTCCGCTCGTCTCACGGCCACCGATCAACCTGCAAAGCGCAGCGCTGTAGGTGGTATGGGTGACGTTGACCACCAAATCGAACCGCTCACGCCGGAGACTGTCGAGCATTTGACGCAGCGGGAGGTAGCAATCGGCAAGCCGTCCGCCCGGCTTGATGAGTGGGGCTACGATCCGGCCCAATGGAAAGGGTATCCGTCGGGTCAAACCGGGCATCATTTCCGCGACGGCGCCGAAGGCGTCGGAATGAAAGAGCGCCACTTCGAAGCCCTTCTCCGCCAGACCCGCAATCAACGGACCGGACTGGATCAGGTCGCCCATCCGGGCGATGTTGACGACGAGCGCGCGCTTCACGCCAGGTCCTTATCTCGCGCCCAATGACGAAACTCGTTCATTAACAGAAAGGTTGTCTCAGCCCGGGAAAGGCGGTGGGCGCACTGAGACAGAATGCGACCGGCGACATCCTCGAGGGTAACGGCTCCCGCATCACGGTGCGGCTCGAGGAGAGCGCGCAGTTCATCGTCGTCGCCGGCGACCTTCAAAAACGAGGCGACCGAGTCGGGATGGCGATGCGATGCCGGGCCGTCCTCATAGGAAAAAATGAACTCGAGCGCGGCGGCCATACGCAACTCGTAGGTATGCTCGGCCAGTACCCTCTGTCGACCGGCCTCGGCTATTGCTTTACGTCGGTCGGGATCGTTTAGAAGCGCCTTTACTTCAGATACCATTTCGTCGCCATTGCCGAAAAGGACCAGTTCCCTGCCGGGTTGGAAGTGGTCAGGTAAAAGTTGCCGCTGGTCGATCAGTTGCGCTCCTCCGCAGGCAGCGATCTCAAAGGTGCGGGGATTGAGAAAGTCGCCCTCCGGATTAACGCCGTCGTGAAAGGCCGAAGAGTGGAGGTTGACATTGACGCGGGTGGCGTTAAAAACTTTCACCGTATCGGAGGTAGTGAGCCGTTCACCTCCGCGCTGCAGAAAGGGAGTTACGGCGCCGGCGCCGTCCCAGTCGTTGCCCCAGAGTTTGAAGTCGAGTCCCGTAAAGCGGCTGAACAGCATACGCCGATTGCGGTAGCCGGCTCCAACATGGGAGAGGTCGCTACCGAAGATGGCACGGTCATCTTCAGAAAGTTCAAGCGGCCGATGGATGGTCGGATCGGCAGCCAAAGGCAGGTAGTTCGATCGCCGAACACCCCGGGTGGCAAGGGCTTCTTGCAGGCGGCCCCGTTGAATGGTGAAGAAGTAGGAGAATAGCGGCGCCCATTCCTGCCAGTAGGTGAAGAGTTGCCAGTCCTCGACGAACCAGAAGGCGGTTGGAATGCCGAGTCGTTTCAGTTCTGCGAGCGCGGCAGGCGTCACAGGCGATTGCGCCACGAACCAAACCAAATCGACAGCCCGCTCGTAGGCAAGCGTGAGCATCTCGTCCGCGACGAGGGAGGTCATGAGACCGGTCAGATGCTTGCGGCGGGACTTGTCGCGCACCAGAGCCTCGTGCCGCCGCCGGAGCGGATCGAACAGTTCGTTGTCGCTGGTGATGACGTTGTGCCCGAGCCGCTCGAACGCCGCGGCACAGTAACGGGCAATCGGCAGCGAGCCGCCATAGAGCGGCGTAACGACAAGAATGTTAAGCCGGGCCGGAACCGAGCGCCGCGAAGCCGTCAGGAGCCGTTCCAATTCGCCAAACCAGACCTGATGGAGATGAACTGAAGGCGGATGTCGGACAATGTGGAGGGTTTCATTGGGGTCGGCACCGAGTAGGTGTCGCGCCTTTTCCAAAGTCTCGGCCGGGGTAAGCCCGGGGATGACGAGGAGGCCGTCGAGTGCGTCGGGCCGACGCTCGCGAACAATCGGAACGAGTTGGTCGTCCGGCTCGACTACGACCAGTCTGCCAGAGTGGATCTTCCGGACGGCTACGGCAAGATAGCCGAGGCCCAACCCGAAGATCAGCACCGGCGCTTCTTCAGGCACGTCCTTCAGAGCGTTCCGGGCGGCCTGTTCAGCCTCCCGAAACGGATCGTAGGCGCTATGCATCTGCAGGTCGCCGATGCGCAGCGTCGGGACGCCGCTCCGGGCAGGGATAATTTCGTAGCGATTGCTCAGAGATCGCTCAGGCATAAGCGCTTATTCCAAGGGAGACGGGGAACGCTATCCGGGGGCTTGTAATATCTATCCAATCAAGTCCTTCAAATGAAAGGTGCGATTCCAGGAGACGAACCCGGTCGGACAGTGCCGGAAATCGTCCCGACAGAAAAGCGTATGCCGCAGCGGCTACATCGTCCGGTCGCAATTGTCTCCGATAGAGTTCGGGATGACGCTCCAACTCGCACTCGGAGACCGGATAGGTGACGTTCACTGGCGTTAGAACCCAGTGCCCGTTGCCATAGGGTCCGGTCTGGCGGTGGAACATCGAGCCGTAGTAAAGGCCTAATACCGGTGTCCCAACCATCGCTGCAATGTGGAGTGGCCCGGTGTCGGTGCCGATCACGAGGCGGGCGCGTTTAAGAATTGCTGCCAGTAGCCCAATATCTGTCCGACCGCAGAGGTCGATCACCCGTCGTCTGGTCGTTTGGATCTGGGTTACGATCTTCCGGGTGGTATCGATCTCCCGCTCCGATCCGACAAGCACGACGTCCCGGTCAACTGCGAGGCTGTCGATGACGGAAGCCCACGATTCGACCGGCCAGTGCCGGGCAGGGAGACCGGCTCCGGGCAGGATGACGATGAACTCGTTCGATTCATCGAGGCTCTCGCTTGCAAGCCAGCCGTTGCAACTGAGGATTAGTTCTTCCGGCAGTTCGAGCGGTCGGAATCGACTCCGGTCGTAGTCTCCGGCAGCATAGTCGAGCCAGAGATCGCTCAGGTGGCAGGCATCGGACCGGCTTCGTGTCGCCGGGTCAAAGAGCGGCGCCAGCACCGCGTCGGGCAATTCGCTCTTTAGCACTGAACCGATCCGGGGGCCAAACTTATGACCGGCATCGATTGCCTCCAGGAGAAGCGCTGCAAGCGGGTGGTAGTTGAGATTGATGGCACTTCCCGCTGAGCAACCCGCAGCAAGCGCGATAGTCGCCGTTGCTGCAGCCCGCAATTCAACGTGGGATGAGGACGACGCCACCAGGCGCTGCAGTTCCTCAATAGGTATCGCTGTTGTCCGCTCCGGGCCTGCCATCAGGATGGCGAGTGCGGCCGTCCGCCGATCGACGATCAGGCTGACGGCATCCCGGCCAAAATGCTGCTGAAGGCAGTCCACCAATGGCCAAGTCTGAGCCAGATCACCCGGTCGGGCGATCTGGAGAATGCAGAATGAAGAATGCAGAATGCGGGGTTACCTGGCGGTCTCTCGACCTTGCGAGATATCTAATTTTGCTGACGAAGGCGACGTTAGGTCAGGAATGCGAGCAACGTCGGCTGAACGACCCGCGAGGCCGCTCGAAGCGCCAGTTCATAAGCCGATTGTTCGACGGAGAAGCGAGTGATGGCTTCGACGGCATCGACATCGGTCAACTGGGAAAGGCGGTCGGCGGCGCGAAGATTCTCGTCGGAGTAACGTTCCGCCAGTTGCTGAGCCCGACTGATGCGTGAACCGACGAGCGCGGTCAGATCCGAAGCCTGGTCGAGTGCGGTTCGAATCCGGGGCAGAGCGTTGCGGACTGTGTCACCATCGTTGGTCTGAAGGGCATCGCGCAGGGCGATCAACATCTGAAACTGATCGCCCTCATCGTCGAGGTCGAAGGCGGCGGCGGCAGATAGTCCGGTGGTTACCCGCTCTCCTTCGCCGACGCGCAACTCGGTCGGCGGCAACGGGTTCTCGCCCGCCGGTGAAACGGCGGTGATGCGCCCGCCTTCATCGCGTTCGATCCGGTAGGGTGCCGTGCTTGATGCGCTGTTGCCAAACCGGTAACGGGTGCCGCTGCGCTCGTTGGCGAGAATCGCCAGGGTCTCGAGTTCGGTATCGATCTGCTGCGCGAGCGCGCGGCGGCCGTTTTCTCCGGTCGCATCGTTGGCGCCTTGTTGAGCAGCGGACTGCACCCGGGTCAGGAGGTCGCGCAGTTGTTGGACGGCTTGCTCACCCTCTTGCAGATCGGCGACGGCGGCCTGAGCATTGGCACGAAAGCGGCCAATGGCGGCCAGGCGGCTCTGCAGCGACAGGACTTCAGGGATGCTCGCCGGGGCATCGGAAGGGCGATCGACGGCACGCCCGGTGGTCATCTGCTGCTGGGCTTCGGACATTGCCGCGAACCGCCGTTGAGCCTGCTCAACGACGCCGCGGATGACCCCCTGTTGCGTTATGCGCATGATTTCTCCTGAAAAACAGGCGTCCCGTCAGAGAGCCTTGGGAGGATGGGATCATTTCCACCCATCAAGACTTAGCCTGCCATACCCAAGATCGTGTCGAGCATCTTTTCGACGGTGCTCACCAACTTCGCTGCGGCGCGGAAGCCGTTCTCGTAACGTATCAGATTGGTCATTTCCTCATCGACCGAGACGCCGCTGACCGAATCGCGCCAACCTTCGGCCTGGGTGAGCGCCCCTTCGGCGGCAGCGTTGAAGATCTCATTATCGTTGATCCGGGCGCCGAGTGCGGCGAGTGTCTCGCGAATGCCTTCTCCGAGCGTTGCGCGGCTATTATCCCAAATGGGTGAGGTTTCGAGGTCGGCAATGGCCAGGGCGAGCCGGTTGTCACCGGGATCGCCTTCAAGCGAAGCGGCAATGACGCGATGGTCGGCCAGGACCGCGGCAGAAAGACGGATGTCGCCGGCTCCGGTCGCTGAGGGATCGAAAAACGCTACGCCGGTCGAGTCGCGCAGTCCGTAGCCGGCGAAGTGCAGGTCATTGAGAGCCGTGACGAGCGACGACGCGATGCTGTCGAGCCGTTCGCGTAACTGGACGATGTCATCCTCGCGCACGGTGAAGAGTCCGGCGATTTCACCGGTGGTGAACTGCACGGCATTACCACTGGCAGTCAAGCCTTCCGATGCCCGGCCTTCGGTGCTGAAGTTCTGCTCAAGTCGCCGCACCGACTCCCCCTGAACCAGGATTGCGTTGCCGATGCGCACGGTGATGCTTCCGCCCTCCTCGAGACGATAGGTAGCGCCCGACAAGGCGGCGATCTCGTCGAGCAGCCGGACCCGGTCGTCGTCGAGTTGATCTCCGGTTCCAGCCTGAATTGCCGTGACATTGGCGCGAGCCAGTTGTTCGGCGAGGATGTTCAGGCGCTCGATTCTGGCGGCAGTCTCGCGGTCGAGCAACAGCGATTGCTCCTCCAGGCGGCGGTCGAGCGCGTTGAAGGTGTCGGTGAGACTTCGTCCAGCCTCACGAACGATCGTTCGAGGCGCGCTCGAAGCAGGGTCCCGTGCGAGGTCGTTCCAGGCGCTGAAGAAGCGGTCGAGTGCGCCCATCAGTCCGGCTTCCCCGAGGTCTCCGACAGCGGCCTCTATCACCCGTAACTGCTGACCGGCCGCAGCGAATCGTCCCGCGTCGCCGCGGGCGCGCTGCACTTGCTGTTCGATGAAGAGGTCGCGCAGCGGCCTAACAGCAGCGATATCGACGCCGGATCCGAAACCGATACCGGGCTGGTCCATAATGACCAGCGACTCGCGCAGTTCAGCCCGGCGGCGGGCATAGCCCGAAGTCGCCGCATTGGCGATGTTATCGCCGGTAACTTGAATGGCAGCCTGTTGGGCGAGCAACGCCCGTCGTGCCATCGCCAAAGTGGCATTGACCGAAGGCATCGCCTATAACCTGCGGTCGAGGATCAGATGTGGTGTGCCGCGGGAGCGTCGGGCGCCGTTCGGCTGATAGACCATGGCGGTGTCGCCCTCGTCGATGAAGAGGTCGATATTGCGCTCGATGAAGGAGAGCGAACGCTTGATCAGGTATTGATTGACCCGGTTGGCCTTGCGGACCTTCTCCACTAATCGTGAGAGGACCGTTTTAAGGCTCTTCAGGTCATCCGACGACTCGCCGAGGTTCAACTCGATCAGCCGGGTGATAGTAATGTCGTCTTCGGTTCCGGCGGCAGCGGCAACCTCTTTGACCACCTTGATACGGCCATCTTCCAATTGCCGGATTCGGCCGATGAGCGATTCCTGCTCGCGAACACTGGTGTCGAAGGCGTCCATCTGGTTCTGGATGATCGCCTCGCGCTGGCGGTTCAGGCAGTCGAGGAACTCCTCGAGAACGTGCTCCTCTTCACGGATCAAGGCGATAAGTCTATCGATAAGGTCTTTCATTCGGTCACGCTCCGGGTGGACGATGAGGGCGTCGCGGACGGGGTGGTCCGGGTCTGACGCCAGGCGGTGAGCACTTTCTGGATATAATCTTCGGTTTCACGGTAGGGTGGCACACCCCCATGGCGATCTACCGCCCCCGGTCCGGCATTGTAAGCCGCCAGAGCCAGTCGCGGATCGCCGTCGTAGCGGTCGAGCATACGCTTCAGGTAGGCGGCTCCTCCCTCGATATTCTGGCCTGGATTCAACGAGTCCGAGACACCTAATTCGCGAGCCGTCGTATCCATCAGTTGCATCAAGCCTTTGGCGCCCTTGGGCGAAACCGCTTTGGGATCGCCGCCAGATTCGACCGCAATGACGGCACGAACCAGCGCTGGATCGAGGTCGTGACGAATCGCGGCGCGCTCGACGAGGGCGTCGAGGTGGGGAGGCGCGAGTCGCTCTGGACGAACTGCCGGTCGGTTCAAGACCAAAGGCAACGAGGTGTTCGCTGCCGGCTCGCTGCCAGTCTGCTGATCGTAATGCTTCATTAGGACTGCGGCCAAGCCGAGCGGGCTCTTCTCGCTCAACCGAACGGCCAACTGCCAGTCAAAGAGTTCCTGATAGGGGTTGTTCCATCCACCTGTTACGACACCTTCACCGTCGCCGGTGAGTGCCATCGCCGAGCGCTTCATCACCTGCAGCATCTGGTTAATGAAGAGGGCTTCGAAATGATGCGCTGCTTTGGCCAGGCGCTCCCGATCGAGGGGCTGCGACGAACCGGCAGGATCGGGGCGTATGTCAGTAATAGTGCTCAACTGTGATCTGAAGAACCTAAATGATCACCAACTCGGCCTGCAGTGCGCCGGACTGCTTCAAAGCCTGGAAGATCGCGATGATGTCGCGGGGGGTTACTCCGAGTCGGTTCAGGGCCGCAGCGATATCTCCGACCGTCGTCGAACCGGGGATCACCACAACGCCGGTGCCACGCTGCTCGATGTTGATCTCCTGGAATTGATCGGAGCGCGTCTCGCCGCGCGAGAAGGGCTGCGGCTGGCTCACCAACGGCGTGGACTTGATGGTGATCGAAAGCGCTCCGTGCGACACGGCAACGGTCGAGAGCGAGACGTTTTCGCCGATGACGATGGTGCCGGTCCGTTCGTTGATGATCACCCGCGCGGCTTGATCAGGCTCGAATTCGATTGACTCCAGCGCCGCGATGAAGGGGACGAGGCTGTCGGGATCGGCATAGTTTTCGGGCAGCAAAAGACGCACCGAGACGGCGTCTATGGCCCGGGCGACGTCGGCGCTGAAGAAGGTGTTGACCGCTTCGGCGAGCCGCCGGGCTGTTGAGAAGTCGCCATGCCGCAGGGTGTAAGTGAGTCCGCCTTCGGATGAGACTTTTGTGCCGAGGTCATGTTCGAGGACGCCGCCGCCCGGCACCCGTCCGACCGCAGCATAGTTCTGCCGGACGCTGACCGCTCCCGCTTCGATGTTGAAGCCGCCGATCGATAGCGGACCCGAGGCGATGGCATAGACACTGTTGCCGAGGTCGGAGAGGGTCGTCTGCAGTAGGA
It encodes:
- a CDS encoding glycosyltransferase family 9 protein codes for the protein MKRALVVNIARMGDLIQSGPLIAGLAEKGFEVALFHSDAFGAVAEMMPGLTRRIPFPLGRIVAPLIKPGGRLADCYLPLRQMLDSLRRERFDLVVNVTHTTYSAALCRLIGGRETSGVTLDRQGERLVKGDWTAYYLNSTLSRQLNRFHIVDIHRLIGDVTESRPPELTVPDDARRRASEMLNSLGLSGRRLVGLVPGASTPEKRYPADGFVAALRDLERSTGTGLLIFGSESERDLTAAIAGALPNACDQGGKTDLATLAALLESCDLLISNDTGTMHIAAAVGTQVLCVVLGSAMAMETAPYGKGHVVVEPVIACHPCLPKQRCGHLACHGYIAPAAIASLAAGMLTDGTFPMLPSSGFRVRRTRLDEEGFLVLELLGSSSDHEPEWPDILRQVWKHFLGKPPTYQEPPGAAIPFALTTIPGLMDLAQLAVRGSELVAKLPDIQRRNGSLNRLEHIAGELKFIDDAVIRLGMQHPHLLPFAGQFTVAKDGLEGEDLERLAASTARLYRSLLGWCRMASDLVSGGEKGVPLPMLPLVGRGFASY
- a CDS encoding glycosyltransferase gives rise to the protein MPERSLSNRYEIIPARSGVPTLRIGDLQMHSAYDPFREAEQAARNALKDVPEEAPVLIFGLGLGYLAVAVRKIHSGRLVVVEPDDQLVPIVRERRPDALDGLLVIPGLTPAETLEKARHLLGADPNETLHIVRHPPSVHLHQVWFGELERLLTASRRSVPARLNILVVTPLYGGSLPIARYCAAAFERLGHNVITSDNELFDPLRRRHEALVRDKSRRKHLTGLMTSLVADEMLTLAYERAVDLVWFVAQSPVTPAALAELKRLGIPTAFWFVEDWQLFTYWQEWAPLFSYFFTIQRGRLQEALATRGVRRSNYLPLAADPTIHRPLELSEDDRAIFGSDLSHVGAGYRNRRMLFSRFTGLDFKLWGNDWDGAGAVTPFLQRGGERLTTSDTVKVFNATRVNVNLHSSAFHDGVNPEGDFLNPRTFEIAACGGAQLIDQRQLLPDHFQPGRELVLFGNGDEMVSEVKALLNDPDRRKAIAEAGRQRVLAEHTYELRMAAALEFIFSYEDGPASHRHPDSVASFLKVAGDDDELRALLEPHRDAGAVTLEDVAGRILSQCAHRLSRAETTFLLMNEFRHWARDKDLA
- a CDS encoding glycosyltransferase family 9 protein yields the protein MVDCLQQHFGRDAVSLIVDRRTAALAILMAGPERTTAIPIEELQRLVASSSSHVELRAAATATIALAAGCSAGSAINLNYHPLAALLLEAIDAGHKFGPRIGSVLKSELPDAVLAPLFDPATRSRSDACHLSDLWLDYAAGDYDRSRFRPLELPEELILSCNGWLASESLDESNEFIVILPGAGLPARHWPVESWASVIDSLAVDRDVVLVGSEREIDTTRKIVTQIQTTRRRVIDLCGRTDIGLLAAILKRARLVIGTDTGPLHIAAMVGTPVLGLYYGSMFHRQTGPYGNGHWVLTPVNVTYPVSECELERHPELYRRQLRPDDVAAAAYAFLSGRFPALSDRVRLLESHLSFEGLDWIDITSPRIAFPVSLGISAYA
- the flgK gene encoding flagellar hook-associated protein FlgK, which gives rise to MPSVNATLAMARRALLAQQAAIQVTGDNIANAATSGYARRRAELRESLVIMDQPGIGFGSGVDIAAVRPLRDLFIEQQVQRARGDAGRFAAAGQQLRVIEAAVGDLGEAGLMGALDRFFSAWNDLARDPASSAPRTIVREAGRSLTDTFNALDRRLEEQSLLLDRETAARIERLNILAEQLARANVTAIQAGTGDQLDDDRVRLLDEIAALSGATYRLEEGGSITVRIGNAILVQGESVRRLEQNFSTEGRASEGLTASGNAVQFTTGEIAGLFTVREDDIVQLRERLDSIASSLVTALNDLHFAGYGLRDSTGVAFFDPSATGAGDIRLSAAVLADHRVIAASLEGDPGDNRLALAIADLETSPIWDNSRATLGEGIRETLAALGARINDNEIFNAAAEGALTQAEGWRDSVSGVSVDEEMTNLIRYENGFRAAAKLVSTVEKMLDTILGMAG
- a CDS encoding flagellar protein FlgN, which translates into the protein MKDLIDRLIALIREEEHVLEEFLDCLNRQREAIIQNQMDAFDTSVREQESLIGRIRQLEDGRIKVVKEVAAAAGTEDDITITRLIELNLGESSDDLKSLKTVLSRLVEKVRKANRVNQYLIKRSLSFIERNIDLFIDEGDTAMVYQPNGARRSRGTPHLILDRRL
- a CDS encoding lytic transglycosylase domain-containing protein; translation: MLQVMKRSAMALTGDGEGVVTGGWNNPYQELFDWQLAVRLSEKSPLGLAAVLMKHYDQQTGSEPAANTSLPLVLNRPAVRPERLAPPHLDALVERAAIRHDLDPALVRAVIAVESGGDPKAVSPKGAKGLMQLMDTTARELGVSDSLNPGQNIEGGAAYLKRMLDRYDGDPRLALAAYNAGPGAVDRHGGVPPYRETEDYIQKVLTAWRQTRTTPSATPSSSTRSVTE
- a CDS encoding flagellar basal body P-ring protein FlgI, whose translation is MSVKDRKSESAKIQILATTLAAVGILNLIAVTCAVGAVRIKDVGRFAGAEGARLIGYGLVVGLEGTGDSPKSLFTNQALANMLERFGIAVDGSKVRASNVAAVIVTGDVPAFTRSGGRFDVIVSSLGDAKSLQGGVLLQTTLSDLGNSVYAIASGPLSIGGFNIEAGAVSVRQNYAAVGRVPGGGVLEHDLGTKVSSEGGLTYTLRHGDFSTARRLAEAVNTFFSADVARAIDAVSVRLLLPENYADPDSLVPFIAALESIEFEPDQAARVIINERTGTIVIGENVSLSTVAVSHGALSITIKSTPLVSQPQPFSRGETRSDQFQEINIEQRGTGVVVIPGSTTVGDIAAALNRLGVTPRDIIAIFQALKQSGALQAELVII